A single genomic interval of Fibrobacter sp. UWR4 harbors:
- a CDS encoding glycoside hydrolase family 16 protein: MFKKIGISFIGIAVAGAMFAACSSNENSAGPVEIPESSSDVAVAQSSSSEGLPDSSSSVIPPASSGQAINESEESSSSVVEILSSSSVIPNDPNILWSDEFEGTALDLSKWSYETGATGWGNNELQFYTDRTDNAYVADGVLHIAAKKELMERAPYTSARLITKGKFDFTYGTVEARIALPVGKGIWPAFWMLGTNIDNAIWPLCGEIDIIEAVNDENVVYGTHHWSHEGQHAEYGNSTKEYYGTSYPMDIREFHNYKMTWDENAITMYVDDFLYQKIDITLEKDAAGNNIASDMETFHKPFFFILNVAVGGTWPGFDIDDAQFPNEMLVDYIRVYKN, encoded by the coding sequence ATGTTCAAGAAAATCGGAATTTCATTTATTGGTATTGCTGTTGCAGGCGCAATGTTTGCCGCATGTTCTTCTAACGAGAATAGCGCAGGCCCTGTGGAAATTCCCGAAAGTTCCTCCGACGTAGCCGTTGCACAATCCAGTTCCAGCGAGGGATTGCCCGACAGTTCTTCTAGTGTCATTCCTCCGGCTAGCTCAGGACAAGCAATAAACGAAAGCGAAGAATCTAGCAGTAGCGTCGTAGAAATTTTGAGTAGTTCTAGTGTCATTCCCAACGACCCCAACATCCTCTGGTCCGACGAATTCGAAGGCACCGCCCTCGACCTTTCCAAGTGGAGTTACGAAACAGGCGCCACCGGCTGGGGCAATAACGAACTGCAGTTCTACACCGACCGCACCGACAACGCCTACGTTGCAGACGGCGTTCTGCACATTGCAGCGAAAAAGGAACTGATGGAACGGGCCCCCTACACTTCCGCCCGCCTCATCACCAAGGGCAAATTTGATTTCACTTACGGCACCGTAGAAGCCCGCATCGCTCTTCCCGTGGGCAAGGGAATCTGGCCCGCCTTCTGGATGCTAGGCACAAACATCGATAACGCCATCTGGCCTCTCTGCGGAGAAATCGACATCATCGAAGCTGTGAACGACGAAAACGTTGTCTACGGCACACACCACTGGTCCCACGAGGGACAGCATGCGGAATACGGCAACAGCACCAAGGAATACTACGGCACCTCCTACCCCATGGACATCCGCGAATTCCACAACTACAAAATGACCTGGGATGAAAACGCCATCACCATGTATGTAGATGATTTCCTGTACCAAAAAATCGACATCACCCTAGAGAAGGATGCCGCCGGCAACAACATCGCAAGTGACATGGAAACCTTCCACAAGCCTTTCTTCTTTATCTTGAACGTTGCCGTAGGCGGAACCTGGCCCGGCTTTGATATCGACGATGCCCAGTTCCCCAACGAAATGCTGGTGGACTACATCCGAGTTTATAAAAATTAA
- a CDS encoding nitroreductase, protein MNETLKTLETRRSCRKFKPDMVSDEELEAIIRAGTFAPSGKNQQSSIIIAVTNKELRDQIAEENRKIGGWSEGFDPFYGAPVILIVIADKDANNASGTYINDGSLVMGNLMNAAASLGIGSVWIHRARQEFESEFGKKILERLGIQGNYEGIGHVALGYRQTEVPKALPRKENYVYYIR, encoded by the coding sequence ATGAATGAAACGTTGAAGACTTTGGAAACCCGCCGTAGCTGCCGCAAGTTCAAGCCGGACATGGTTAGCGACGAAGAACTGGAAGCCATTATCCGTGCAGGCACTTTCGCCCCCTCCGGAAAGAACCAGCAGTCTTCCATCATCATTGCCGTTACCAACAAGGAACTCCGCGACCAGATTGCAGAAGAAAACCGCAAGATCGGCGGCTGGTCCGAAGGATTCGACCCCTTCTACGGCGCCCCCGTCATTCTGATTGTCATCGCCGACAAGGACGCCAACAACGCCAGCGGCACCTACATCAATGACGGAAGCCTCGTAATGGGCAACCTGATGAACGCCGCCGCAAGCCTGGGCATTGGCAGTGTCTGGATTCACCGCGCCCGCCAGGAATTCGAAAGCGAATTCGGCAAGAAGATTCTGGAACGCCTAGGCATCCAGGGCAACTACGAAGGCATCGGTCATGTAGCCCTCGGCTACCGCCAAACCGAAGTTCCCAAGGCACTCCCCCGTAAAGAGAACTACGTGTATTACATCCGCTAG
- a CDS encoding plasmid pRiA4b ORF-3 family protein gives MAIYQFVTELKNFKPRMWRRFVASSDMKLSHFAYAVMHMYGCQYEHLFSLAVEKEKSEIKSVRENNIIDVKDLFKRHKSQKNAHEALNMMFNTDYLSMLSKETYYELPNEDLSRESEDIRKFKVSDVFKKVKDKARLDYDFGDGWEFKIVLEKILDEDAYVKEDLPLVLKGKIRGIIEDCGGPWALQDLVEKYPKTNEATVDLSKVYLSEDELDWFGEDLEDILDFDVDEVNGGILDAIESQEDYYESQLE, from the coding sequence ATGGCGATTTATCAATTCGTAACGGAACTAAAGAATTTCAAGCCTCGCATGTGGAGGCGCTTTGTAGCTTCAAGCGACATGAAGCTTTCCCACTTCGCATACGCAGTCATGCATATGTATGGCTGCCAATACGAACATCTATTTTCTTTAGCAGTTGAAAAAGAAAAAAGCGAAATAAAATCAGTCCGAGAAAACAACATTATCGATGTAAAAGACCTGTTCAAAAGACACAAGAGTCAGAAGAACGCCCACGAAGCTTTGAACATGATGTTCAATACCGATTATCTTTCCATGCTCAGCAAGGAAACCTATTACGAGCTTCCTAACGAGGATCTTTCTCGGGAATCCGAAGACATCCGAAAGTTCAAGGTCTCTGACGTTTTCAAGAAAGTCAAGGACAAGGCCCGACTGGATTATGACTTCGGCGATGGTTGGGAATTCAAGATTGTACTGGAGAAAATTCTTGATGAAGACGCCTACGTAAAGGAAGACCTTCCCCTTGTACTGAAGGGAAAAATTAGAGGAATCATTGAAGATTGCGGTGGGCCATGGGCCCTGCAGGATCTCGTAGAGAAATATCCCAAAACCAACGAAGCTACCGTAGACCTTAGCAAAGTCTATCTAAGTGAAGATGAACTAGATTGGTTCGGCGAAGATTTAGAAGACATCCTGGATTTCGATGTTGACGAGGTAAACGGAGGAATCCTTGATGCCATCGAAAGCCAAGAGGACTACTACGAATCCCAGCTGGAGTAA